CATGCTAGAAATTGAACAAGAAATATTACTAGACCAATCACGGTAAATTTAAAGAATTAATACCGCAAACAAAATATGTAGAAATATCAGTTGAACAATAATTAGTAAAATtctattgaagaagaagaatacctGTACATGTAAATATCGCGGCCGGGAATAAGGCGGCGTTTACAGAGACCACAAGCCTTCAAGAAGTGGGCAGTTTCTCCAAAATCAGCAGAATTTTTTCTGTGGTTTCTTGGCGATGCTGATGATGGTGAGGGAAACTTCATCATAAGCCGTTGATCCAACCCATCAAGCCCACCACCATCACctccaccactaccaccaccgCCCCATAAGGCCAGAGGCTGATAAGGGTTGTTGGGATCGGACGGTTGAGAGTGAGGTGCCTCAGTACTGATGGTGTTCGGATCAAAGGTGATTTCTGACATGCTTGTGGTCCTCTTCATCGGAGGCCTTGGTCTCTTCCCCAACGACATTTTTCTCTTCTCTGCTGAGATTTCTAGCAACGCACAGAGAGAAGCAAGACGGAGAGacagagaggaggaggaggaggggggggggggaggtggGGAAGTGAAGGTGGGGAAGATAAAGAAGAGCCAGAAACTGAGGAGcgaatctggaccgttggttaTTGCAATGCTTAAGAGAGATAGAGGGTTGTGGAGTCTATTGACCTGTGGCCTGTGACTTGTGAGAGTGAGTTGTAGTTTGCATAAATGGAAAATCCACGCCAGcactttaattattttattttatattttttggtaaatttttatttcatttgtttatttttaatgcAAATTGATCTTCggaattgctttttttttttttttttgtctttttttacttaacttttattttacctTCTACTTGAAGTCACTTACGAAGAGTTTTAGAGACTGTTTAAAATTGCAGTAATAGTACAATATATTTTGGCAATTTGGTGTTTGGACATCATTAGTACTTGCATGTGTAACACACTATAGTGTAATTTAGTTAAGTTTTTTTCCTTCACATTTTAAATAATCATATGCATGCTAAAATCAGTGTGTGACTTGACCTATTGATTGGGCCTTGCAAATATATGCCTTTATCTATTTGTCGATGAGGGATTTTCTacctaatttaaaattttataattaaatagtcacttaatactacagtctaatgatattattcttcacttgtaagtgagatatcTTAAATTTGATTCTCATCAAAGGCAGATTCATAGCAAATTATTATGGCTAGCCCATTGTCAGGCTTAGTTATTTCCCcatcccttagtgtagataatgtcTTAGGtattcaaaaaaattataattaaagaaagcaaaaattataaagtcatattttacATCAAGTTTAGTGTAATGTTAATTATATTCAATGAATACAAAGACATatatgaattttaaattttaactcaTGCGAAGAGATCAAGAATCATATTTATTCCCGAATTCCAATTCAGAATTAAGGATTGAAAAGTAGGGGAGAAAATAAGAGATAGAATTTGGGGAGGGTGGGGTGGATGGAAGATATAGAAGATATTGGAGGGAGACGAAAGAGTAAGAAAGGGGTGAGGGATGAAGAGAGAAAATGGGGAGGTTGTTTTGCATCTTCATTCGTTtttcattttaagtttttttaatttttttttcctttttttaattacaaagaaTATATAAGAGGATTAATTTTTAATAGGATTTTTAAAGTCTTTTTGCGTGattaaatttttcattaaaaatgggTGAAGAAATAAAATTACGAGATGGGCATATATTAACACTCAATGAGAAaggaaaataaggatgaaacCTAATTTATCCTTTTTATATCTTGATGATCTGTTGATTTTGCTCCAAGTGCAAATACATACAGTATACCTCtattacaaaaatataaaaagtaaaaacttaCCACATCacctctattatgatgtcatttTCCGAGCTTGCACGCTCAGTTAAACTATTTACGCGGGTTAGGGGCGGTGGTGGCTGGTTTTGATCCTGGTCTGTCGACATGCTCTGtaaaaacaatataaatatTCAAGTAGCTCCATCTAAAATACAGTTAATGCTTCCCTTTTTTTAATACAGATCCCTGCTCATATCGTGGTATTCAAGTAAATACACGCACCAATCTTGAAGGAGGCTCCAATAAAATGTAACTCTGGTTAAATTTAAGGAAATTTGGGGTAAGAAAAGCCAAAGTTGTGCTGATTCTTAACTAGAGATGGGTTAAAATGCATGGTCCCGATCACCAATTTGATTTCAACGAAGGGTCGAACGCTGTTTGGATGATCAACTTCTTTATTTTCACCATCAACGTATATACTGTATTGATTTATATATTAACAACACCttatttttattctttaatagaagaaattatCTCTGAAAGTGCCCAGAGTAGGTTGTCGTGCCAAACAATATGTTTTCTTCCTAAGAAATTATATTTGCACCATAGCATTtgattctcttctttctttctgttcCGGAATTTTTCTTAACATATTTGATGTTTATATGATCAATGGATAACTAACACAAAATAACATGTAATAAGTTATATTTCATGTTTATATGTGCAAATTAAGCAGCTAGTTGGAAATTATACCACTCTAACTGTTGAATCATTCACTGTGAAGGAAGGATTACCGTTTGAGTATTAGGATACGGTGTTTCATAATATTTCATTGTTGAAACATATCTCACATTGGACACCTCATCGAATTATATATATCCTCATGTATTGAATAGTTTTACTATCAATTGTATTGTTGTATTGTTGTATAAAACTCCACACCTATTGGATTGTATAAGTGATTAAGTTGGGGAGAATACTGATGTTAACCACTAGACAATCCATGAAGATTGATATGGTGTCAAAATGAACCGATCTCTAGTCTCGATTGAACCTGAATTGGAACGacttgaaaaccacgaaatccTATAAGTTGGCACACCCGAACGCACCCGAAACCCAAATAAAAAACTGGTAACCAATATTGACTACACATGTGGCCCACTAAAGAGTGGTCCCATTTGAGGTAGCATGTTGAAGCATGTCCCACATCGAAAACTCATGAAATTAAGTCCACCTTTATATTAAATGGTTTCACTCTGCTTACCAAAAAAATATGTTTCACTCTCAATTGCAGTCAATGTCTTGTATAAAATCTCACCTATTGGATTGTACAAGTTATTATATTGGGGAATCAATGTAGATTAAATAGAGATAACTGGACTATCTTTGGAACTATGATAATATTGTCCCTTTGACAAATGCACAAGTGACGGCGAACTGTATTATTCGTGTGGGAAATTTTCTAATACAATAGATTATATTTAGAGCAATTCcgatggaaattaaaattttgagatGTAAAAACTACATTTATATTCCATTTATATTTCTTGGAGTTGTAAATATGGTTTTCCCTCCAATGAAGCAGAtgcaaatttaaatatgtaaaCATGGATGTAAGTTTACataaacatacatacatatatatatatatttacatctTCTCGTCAAGATTGTATTGTACATTCacttcaaatttgattaaagACAAGATGATGCTCTACTGCAATGGTGAAAAGTAATCATACTTATGCATCCTGGTGTGGGTTTGATCTCCACAAAGTCCCTTTTTCCCCGTAACAGCTGACTATCTAACATACTAGCACTATCACTCTACTAAAGAAAATCTCATTGAAGAACTTTCCGACCAACAAGAGATACATACATGTTGTACATCCTCCATAAAGGACATAATGGAGCTGTCAAGGCTATTCTCAAGCTTCTTCTGTGATTGGCGGCAATCCTAGTAGCTCATGAACTTGCATATTTCACTATCAAGGACAACAATTTTAATGCTTAGGCGGAGGATGAACCTCCTTGGCTAACTCCATTCTTCGTACCAGAATTAGAAGTGGgaaaatttcttttgtttatgatTGTAATACAGTGAGTGTGGATGCTCCCTTTCCTTGCTGGATTATCTTTTTATTCAGAGGTCTTTTGTGGCAAAATTTTAGTGCGGCGGTTGTCACTCCACCTTTGTAACCATCCTTGAATGGTTGAATGAAATCCAAacttatgattaaaaaaaacatcGTGTATGCGTCTTCACAAAGGGttgcattttcttttcttgaggaCACGAATCATTGTATCATATCGATGCTGCATCTTTGAGATTTAGGACCAAAAGAGTGTACAAGTTTGTATATGGTCTAGGATTAGGACCCAACTTGTTTGTTTAGCTAGTTGCTTCAACCCCTATGCGCATGTGACTATGCATGAACTATACATGATACAAAATGACACAAAATACCTCTTACGTACGTATTATTTTCGTCAGGCACTTGTCATAGTTAAGTCACTCGACAAAAAATCAAAGTTAACTTTGCATTCCATTtgggacttatgatgatttctGCCAGTGCTTGATTACAATTAATTAGAAGAGTGAAGATATCGAACGTATATAACATTGCATCTTTATATGGGAATTGATCAATATATTCTTTTGATGTGGAGAATATGTTGTTGACGAAATATTATATATgcatttggttttgtttgttatttgttatAGATCAAGATCATCCTCAAAGCTAATTGTTCCGAGGTAGGAATAAATTATTAAGAGGAACATATGCGAAATTAAAAGATTCTATATGGTCACTTTTTATGGAATTACAATCTTTATGATTACTTTTTAATTAGATATTGTTCCATTCTAGCTCCGTCTATATTAATGTCCAAGGTTTTGCTTATCCTAGCCATATACTCACTTCAAATTTTGACCCCAATACCCACTTCAAATTTTAACCTTGTTCTTTGGAAGATTTATCTTGTGCCTGGTACTACATGGTTCCACTCAACAAGAACTCCAAATCATTCTCTTGAAGTCCATCCTCTTCATCATAAATGATCCGCTTGCCTTGAAATGACCTGACCCAATAGGGAAATCTCAATTCATTGGGCCTTTCGATACAATCAAATGGAAAGCCCCAAGGGCGGCATATTCTAGGAGTCTAAACTATGTGATTGGATAAATCCTCCTCTATTTGTTGCAGGTCGAGgactccttccccttcttcaaaCTCTGATTCGTATTGTTCATGGAGAAATCTCTGATCAAGAATAGAACAAGATCCATTTTGCATCATATCTAAGGGATTCCTTGGTTTGGGCCAAAGAAGCAATGTCACTCGACCATTATCCAACTGACTGCAATCTTTTTCTGTCAGTGAGGATCATACCTGAGCGCCTTCTGCTTTTAATAGGCCATGAACTAGATCAGAATCATACTCAACGAGTCCATAAAAAGtgatcccaaaccaaaggtCTTAAGCGACCGATCAGGTAGAACAACTCAAAAGATAAAGAAGTATGGTTAATTTCTTCATACTCATTCCAAGTTCAAAGTACCATTTGTACAAATAAGAATCCCCTTCGTTACACGATTTCTTCTTCATATAGATAGATATAGGATCTATGGAGCAATTACTTATAAGTACATTTTGTGCAATAGCCCTTCCTATCTGATAGAAAATGATCCCATGATTCTGAATCGATGTTACTTGGGCAAATCTCAAGTTTGTCTATGAAGAGCAGATCTAATTATATTAGTGTCTATAAttgatttcttttgtttaatATTAATCGATAGGGCCTCATTGGTAAGTGCTACAAGATCTCGTACATTAGAACCCATGGTCCTGGACCCGAATCCATAAGTATGGaacattttcttttccaagtgAAATCCCCTAATATATAAAAGAGTGAAAAAGTGTTTTTGTTGTTATGGAATAAGAAGCCTTCGTATCTTAATGCATGTATTTAATTTATTCGGAGCTATTAGAGCGAGATCCACTTTTTGGGGAATACGAGTCAAAGCAATAATAAGAATATTTCTAGTGGAACATCTTTCACAATCCCTGGAGAGATAGTTCGCTAATAGACTGAGGGATAAGTAATTCGACTCATTTACATCCAGATCATAAATGTTTGGAATCAATATTATGCAAGGAGACAtttcttttg
Above is a window of Malus sylvestris chromosome 15, drMalSylv7.2, whole genome shotgun sequence DNA encoding:
- the LOC126605656 gene encoding FCS-Like Zinc finger 6-like, with product MSLGKRPRPPMKRTTSMSEITFDPNTISTEAPHSQPSDPNNPYQPLALWGGGGSGGGDGGGLDGLDQRLMMKFPSPSSASPRNHRKNSADFGETAHFLKACGLCKRRLIPGRDIYMYRGDTAFCSLECRQQQINLDERKDKCSSTAGHQVSAKGETVSAL